The following coding sequences lie in one Lysobacter capsici genomic window:
- a CDS encoding class I SAM-dependent methyltransferase, translating to MKLPHFLTSYLKKSKELLDTHGEQRAMSLAVGGDFEAVGALEFCLLKQLGLQPGHRLIDVGCGSGRLAKQLTDYLTGAYIGIDVVPELFAYARTLCGRSDWRFYAAPGTSIPEPDGSADFIVFFSVFTHLQHEETYRYLCAAKQALRPGGKIVFSFLEFRIPSHWFIFENSVIDERPDKVLNQFIDRDMIGEFARHLELDILDIQDGNLPHIPLDRVIRWDDGRKMNGHGNLGQSVCVLGRPA from the coding sequence ATGAAACTACCGCATTTTCTTACCAGCTATCTTAAAAAAAGCAAGGAACTGCTCGACACGCACGGCGAACAGCGTGCGATGTCGTTGGCCGTCGGTGGCGACTTCGAGGCGGTGGGTGCGCTGGAATTCTGCCTGCTCAAACAATTGGGATTGCAGCCTGGGCACCGCCTCATCGATGTCGGTTGCGGCAGCGGACGCCTGGCCAAGCAGCTCACCGATTATCTGACCGGCGCCTACATCGGCATCGATGTCGTGCCCGAGCTGTTCGCTTACGCGCGAACGCTGTGCGGGCGCAGCGATTGGCGTTTTTACGCGGCGCCGGGAACCAGCATTCCCGAACCCGACGGCAGCGCCGATTTCATCGTGTTCTTCTCGGTGTTCACCCATTTGCAGCACGAGGAAACCTATCGTTATCTGTGCGCGGCCAAACAGGCGCTCAGGCCGGGCGGGAAGATCGTGTTTTCGTTTCTGGAATTCCGCATTCCCTCGCATTGGTTCATATTCGAAAACTCGGTTATCGACGAGCGGCCGGACAAGGTGCTCAACCAGTTCATCGACCGCGACATGATCGGCGAATTCGCGCGCCACCTCGAACTGGACATCTTGGACATCCAGGATGGCAATCTGCCGCATATACCGCTGGACCGAGTGATACGTTGGGACGATGGCCGGAAAATGAATGGCCACGGGAACCTCGGGCAATCGGTCTGTGTACTCGGCCGGCCGGCATGA
- a CDS encoding class I SAM-dependent methyltransferase has translation MNGPVNEQPSSPRANASRRTNAYALQALATDENFDEQAYLLANADVAAAVHKGDCRSGRAHFDNFGRTEGRSLRLPVPSEQRREKLLRLRPLLREGAAIHDDGERLDGLSEALRATFAIVPTHNVSGHSYDARALELIERHADGLVLDCGAGQRDVYYANVVNYEVVAYDSTDVLGVAERLPFKDDSFDAVLSLSVLEHVKDPFQAARELMRVLKPGGELMCVAPFLQPLHGYPHHYYNMTAQGLRSLFEPLTDVRVEVYGALRPLWSLHWLLGRYLAGLPHDHREGFSALTVAELLAPLSTQETRPYVLSLDADATTAIASAHALFACKPVVATSMQSASPITPEIAAPTPAQPAAKASAESAQSLCPICDLRVDFSAPDDYWTCRELLKAAACPMGSCITRERALARALFSVHPRERIGALAIHEAAPAGRGLSSWLQKNCPGYVKSGYYPDRTFGEMVGRLRNEDLHAQTFADASFDLVLHLDVLEHLLDPFLALREIHRTLKPGGYCMFTAPTYAQREKSEQVAFVTDDGTLRIVGTPEYHGNPQDPGGGALVTWRYGYDLPLLIMRNTGFDVEVRRWQSRHDGIMGLMTETYILRRARMPTTPP, from the coding sequence ATGAACGGACCGGTCAACGAGCAACCGTCCTCGCCGCGCGCGAACGCATCGCGGCGAACGAATGCATATGCGCTGCAGGCACTCGCCACCGACGAAAATTTCGACGAGCAGGCCTATCTGCTCGCCAACGCGGATGTCGCCGCGGCGGTGCATAAGGGCGACTGCCGATCCGGACGCGCGCATTTCGACAACTTCGGGCGCACCGAAGGGCGCAGTTTGCGTCTTCCGGTTCCGAGCGAGCAACGCAGGGAAAAACTGCTCAGACTGCGGCCGCTGCTACGCGAAGGTGCCGCGATCCACGACGATGGCGAGCGTCTGGACGGTTTGAGCGAGGCACTGCGCGCGACGTTCGCCATCGTGCCGACCCATAACGTCAGCGGCCACAGTTACGATGCGCGCGCGCTGGAACTGATCGAGCGCCACGCCGATGGCCTGGTGCTCGATTGCGGAGCCGGTCAGCGCGATGTCTATTATGCGAACGTGGTGAACTACGAAGTGGTCGCCTACGACAGCACCGACGTGCTCGGCGTCGCCGAACGGCTGCCGTTCAAGGACGACAGCTTCGATGCCGTGCTGTCGCTGTCGGTGCTCGAACACGTCAAGGACCCGTTCCAGGCCGCGCGCGAGTTGATGCGGGTGCTCAAGCCCGGCGGCGAGCTGATGTGCGTGGCGCCGTTCCTGCAGCCGCTGCACGGCTATCCTCATCATTACTACAACATGACCGCGCAGGGACTGCGCAGCCTGTTCGAACCCTTGACCGACGTCCGGGTCGAGGTCTACGGCGCGCTTCGGCCGCTGTGGTCGTTGCACTGGTTGCTAGGACGCTACCTGGCTGGCCTGCCGCACGATCATCGCGAAGGCTTCTCGGCCCTGACTGTCGCCGAGCTGCTGGCCCCGCTTTCCACCCAGGAAACCCGGCCCTATGTGCTGTCGCTGGATGCCGATGCCACTACCGCCATCGCATCCGCCCACGCTCTGTTCGCATGCAAACCGGTCGTAGCGACCAGCATGCAATCGGCGTCGCCTATCACGCCCGAAATCGCGGCGCCGACACCCGCACAGCCCGCCGCGAAGGCTTCGGCAGAGTCGGCGCAGTCGTTATGCCCGATCTGCGATCTGCGCGTCGACTTCTCCGCCCCGGACGACTATTGGACCTGCCGGGAATTGCTGAAAGCCGCCGCTTGCCCGATGGGCAGTTGTATCACTCGCGAACGCGCGCTAGCGCGTGCGTTGTTTTCCGTGCATCCGCGCGAACGCATAGGCGCCTTGGCAATCCATGAAGCGGCCCCGGCCGGACGCGGCTTGTCGTCGTGGTTGCAAAAAAATTGCCCGGGTTATGTAAAGTCCGGCTATTACCCCGATCGAACCTTCGGCGAGATGGTGGGCCGGCTGCGCAATGAAGACCTGCACGCCCAGACCTTTGCTGATGCCAGCTTCGATCTGGTGCTGCATCTTGACGTCCTGGAGCACTTGCTCGATCCGTTCCTGGCCTTGCGCGAAATCCACCGCACACTCAAACCCGGCGGCTACTGCATGTTCACCGCGCCGACCTATGCGCAGCGCGAAAAATCCGAACAGGTCGCGTTCGTGACCGACGACGGCACGCTGCGCATCGTCGGTACGCCCGAATACCATGGAAACCCCCAGGATCCGGGCGGCGGCGCCCTGGTTACCTGGCGCTACGGCTACGACCTGCCCTTGCTTATCATGCGCAATACCGGTTTCGACGTCGAAGTACGGCGCTGGCAGTCGCGCCACGACGGGATCATGGGGCTGATGACAGAGACCTATATTCTGCGCCGCGCCAGAATGCCGACGACGCCCCCATAA
- a CDS encoding adenylyltransferase/cytidyltransferase family protein: MRTVITYGTFDLLHVGHVNLLSRLRALGDRLIVGCSTDEFNEIKGKRTIYPYAQRVRILNAVRFVDKVIAEQCWEQKRDDVVREGAAVFAIGDDWAGRFDDLEDVCEVIYVPRTADVSTTEIRYLVNAMHADKLSELRVQVERLSDMVKRF, from the coding sequence ATGAGAACCGTCATTACCTACGGCACCTTCGATTTGCTTCATGTAGGCCACGTCAATCTGCTCTCGCGCCTGCGCGCCCTGGGCGACCGCCTGATCGTGGGCTGTTCGACCGATGAGTTCAACGAAATCAAAGGCAAGCGCACGATCTATCCTTACGCGCAGCGGGTGCGGATACTCAATGCCGTCCGCTTCGTGGACAAGGTCATCGCCGAACAGTGCTGGGAGCAGAAGCGCGACGACGTGGTTCGCGAGGGCGCGGCGGTGTTCGCGATCGGCGACGATTGGGCCGGCAGGTTCGACGACCTGGAAGACGTCTGCGAAGTGATCTATGTGCCGCGTACCGCCGATGTATCCACGACCGAGATCCGGTACCTGGTCAATGCGATGCACGCCGACAAGCTGTCGGAGCTGCGTGTGCAGGTCGAGCGGCTGTCCGATATGGTCAAGCGATTCTGA
- a CDS encoding glycoside hydrolase family 99-like domain-containing protein, whose amino-acid sequence MNFSLRKSVPVAAEPDTAKQAEPFPIQRTPAEMVVDGEVVAGLKVDVAVCDDGRARVGGWRVGELDILVESETGSATPFCHAFERIDVNEHFGLTPGMLAGFAFELAVPSGAQTLRLGWRFAGGEPGFAELTLMRGGDMAPRDVTLLGPLGTAPGEDGGHHGRDAINISQIARSGLLDEAWYRSSYPDVEAASADPATHYYFRGATEGRCPNYLFDTRWYCDRYPDVLASGMNPLLHYLQFGEREGRQPSVYFEPTFYRYQLDPSQSPSCLLADYLAGGWRRYSPNEYFHADYYLESNQDVRDADIDPLLHYTLTGWTESRDINRSYSFERYGELVAKRLGRQVEPLSYHLQVGRANGESLPRHGAPATVETSDGLTHQIKASLQPGSHFEERLIGRDGLAQQVRARLFAFYLPQFHPFPENDQWWGKGFTEWTNVTRAMPRFSGHHQPQLPRDLGYYDLRNIDSIRAQVDMARTSGVTGFCFYYYWFNGKRLLDKPLDLFVEHADVEFPFCLMWANENWTRRWDGMESDVLMSQEYRPADDEALIADFARYFADPRYERVDGRPLLIIYRPGLIPEARKRIASWRRVFRRKHGMDPLILMAQCFDDDDPRPFGLDGAIEFPPHKLAKHLTPVNSKLEIFDPGFKGHYLEYDDLVQSSRDVEPPAFDLIRTLVPAWDNEARKPGRGMGFANADPERYENWLRYLVGWAAEHPIQDEYRYVFVNAWNEWAEGAHLEPDLHNGVAYLNATLRGLIGMPKSRQPGKRMLLVGHDAHRHGAQLLTLNLMRTLHDKFGVEVTLVLLEGGPLVPDYRRYGKVFVVSETGLPLDLFLDVVAREAPDRVAICNTVVVGDIVKHLHERGFKVLSLVHELPRLITERSYEARARAIATHADEVLFAAEYVKTGFEEIVGPLNGKAAIQPQGIYQDVGLRPEHAGYLRSKLQLPYDARIMINLGYGDLRKGFDLFVEVARRVTATVERAHFVWLGEVHDDLRLWLDVDLESEALSGRFHVLPFTDDVAPYLNGADLMVMTSREDPFPSIVLEALACGLPVVAFDGGGGYAEAIARHACNGDLVPMANTEAMASAVRDWLKNDTDSLRDLRSQHAAQEYGWRAYVFGLLQRLYPDLKKVSVVLPNYNYAAYLPERIGSILAQDYPIYELIVLDDQSPDNSVAVIRDCLAAAGRDAAIVVNARNSGSVFRQWEKGARMAQGEYLWIAEADDASSTRFLSNVMAMCADGTTLGFTDSAQLDKDGNRIGDSYGFYYQDLPSNPMAGDFAMKGSDFVKDVLSIKNVILNVSSVVFDRKALLEVFERSGSEVRAYRMAGDWRLYSELLADESAKVVYSGTPDNLHRRHAVSVTHSLAAQRHLDEIRQVQGYIAGRMGLSELQSEHAMRYLDEVAAQLLDAVEDRQEEAH is encoded by the coding sequence ATGAATTTTTCATTGCGTAAGTCGGTGCCGGTCGCCGCTGAGCCCGATACCGCAAAGCAAGCCGAACCATTCCCGATCCAGCGCACGCCGGCGGAGATGGTCGTAGACGGTGAGGTGGTCGCCGGGCTCAAGGTCGATGTCGCGGTATGCGATGACGGCCGTGCGCGCGTCGGCGGCTGGCGAGTGGGTGAGCTGGACATCCTGGTCGAGAGCGAAACGGGCAGCGCGACGCCGTTTTGCCATGCGTTCGAACGAATCGATGTGAACGAACACTTCGGCCTGACGCCGGGCATGCTGGCCGGGTTCGCGTTCGAACTTGCCGTTCCATCGGGGGCGCAAACTCTGCGCCTGGGGTGGCGCTTCGCCGGAGGCGAGCCGGGATTCGCCGAACTCACCCTGATGCGGGGGGGCGACATGGCGCCGCGCGACGTCACCTTGCTTGGTCCGCTGGGAACGGCTCCGGGCGAGGACGGCGGGCATCATGGCCGCGATGCTATCAACATCAGCCAGATCGCGCGCTCGGGTCTGTTGGACGAAGCCTGGTATCGCAGCAGCTATCCGGACGTGGAGGCGGCATCCGCCGATCCGGCCACGCATTACTACTTCCGCGGCGCGACCGAGGGCCGCTGTCCCAATTATCTGTTCGACACCCGCTGGTACTGCGATCGGTACCCGGACGTGCTCGCTTCGGGCATGAACCCATTGCTGCACTACCTGCAATTCGGCGAGCGCGAGGGCCGCCAGCCGAGCGTCTACTTCGAGCCCACGTTTTACCGCTATCAGCTCGATCCGTCGCAATCGCCCAGCTGCCTGCTGGCCGATTACCTGGCCGGCGGCTGGCGCCGATACTCGCCGAACGAATATTTCCACGCCGATTACTATCTCGAATCCAACCAGGATGTGCGCGATGCGGATATCGATCCGTTGCTGCACTACACCTTGACCGGCTGGACGGAATCGCGCGACATCAACCGAAGCTATTCGTTCGAGCGATATGGCGAACTGGTGGCCAAGCGCCTGGGACGCCAGGTGGAGCCGTTGAGCTATCACCTGCAGGTCGGACGCGCGAACGGCGAGTCGTTGCCCCGCCACGGCGCGCCGGCGACGGTCGAGACCAGCGATGGCCTGACCCACCAGATCAAGGCGAGCCTGCAGCCTGGATCGCATTTCGAAGAACGCCTGATCGGCCGCGACGGGCTGGCCCAACAAGTGCGCGCGCGTTTGTTCGCGTTCTACCTGCCGCAGTTTCACCCGTTCCCCGAGAACGACCAGTGGTGGGGCAAGGGGTTCACCGAGTGGACCAACGTCACCCGCGCGATGCCGCGCTTCTCGGGCCATCACCAGCCGCAACTGCCCAGGGACCTGGGCTACTACGACCTGCGCAACATTGACAGCATCCGTGCCCAGGTCGATATGGCACGCACTTCCGGCGTGACCGGATTTTGTTTCTATTACTACTGGTTCAACGGCAAGCGTCTGTTGGACAAACCGTTGGATCTGTTCGTCGAGCACGCGGATGTCGAGTTTCCGTTCTGCCTGATGTGGGCGAACGAAAACTGGACGCGCCGCTGGGACGGCATGGAAAGCGATGTGCTCATGTCCCAGGAGTACCGTCCGGCCGACGATGAGGCGCTGATTGCCGATTTCGCGCGTTACTTCGCGGACCCGCGCTACGAGCGGGTCGACGGCCGGCCGTTGCTGATCATCTACCGCCCAGGCCTGATTCCCGAAGCGCGCAAGCGGATCGCGTCCTGGCGACGCGTGTTCCGGCGCAAGCACGGAATGGATCCCTTGATCCTGATGGCGCAGTGCTTCGACGACGACGATCCGCGGCCGTTCGGATTGGACGGAGCGATCGAATTTCCACCGCACAAACTCGCCAAGCACCTGACCCCGGTCAATTCCAAGCTGGAGATCTTCGATCCCGGCTTCAAGGGACATTATCTTGAGTATGACGATCTGGTGCAGAGCAGCCGCGACGTTGAACCGCCGGCGTTCGATCTGATTCGCACGCTGGTCCCGGCCTGGGACAACGAGGCGCGCAAGCCCGGCCGGGGAATGGGCTTCGCCAACGCCGACCCGGAGCGCTACGAGAACTGGCTGCGCTATCTGGTTGGTTGGGCGGCCGAACATCCCATCCAGGACGAGTACCGCTACGTGTTCGTCAATGCCTGGAACGAGTGGGCCGAGGGCGCGCACCTCGAACCGGATCTGCATAACGGGGTCGCCTATCTGAACGCGACTCTGCGCGGCTTGATCGGGATGCCGAAGAGCCGCCAACCCGGCAAGCGCATGCTGTTGGTGGGCCACGACGCACACCGGCACGGCGCGCAGTTGCTGACCTTGAACCTGATGCGGACGCTGCACGATAAATTCGGCGTCGAAGTCACCTTGGTGCTGCTCGAAGGCGGGCCGCTGGTGCCGGACTACCGTCGCTACGGCAAGGTGTTCGTCGTCAGCGAGACGGGCCTGCCGCTGGATCTGTTCCTGGATGTGGTCGCGCGCGAAGCACCGGACAGGGTCGCGATCTGCAACACGGTCGTGGTGGGAGATATCGTCAAGCATCTGCATGAGCGCGGGTTCAAGGTGCTGTCGCTGGTGCACGAATTGCCGCGTTTGATCACCGAGCGCTCCTACGAAGCGCGTGCGCGCGCGATCGCGACCCATGCCGACGAGGTTCTGTTCGCGGCCGAGTACGTGAAGACGGGATTCGAGGAGATCGTGGGCCCGCTCAACGGCAAGGCCGCGATCCAACCGCAAGGCATCTACCAGGACGTCGGCCTCAGGCCTGAGCACGCCGGCTACCTCAGAAGCAAGTTGCAGCTACCGTACGACGCCCGGATCATGATCAATCTGGGTTACGGCGACCTACGCAAGGGCTTCGATCTGTTCGTCGAGGTGGCGCGGCGGGTTACGGCCACCGTCGAACGAGCGCACTTCGTCTGGCTGGGCGAGGTTCACGACGATCTGCGTCTGTGGCTGGACGTGGATCTCGAATCCGAAGCGTTGAGCGGGCGTTTTCATGTGTTGCCGTTCACCGACGATGTGGCGCCTTATCTCAACGGCGCCGATCTGATGGTCATGACCTCGCGGGAAGATCCGTTCCCGTCGATCGTGCTCGAAGCGCTTGCCTGCGGTTTGCCGGTGGTGGCGTTCGATGGGGGCGGGGGCTACGCCGAAGCCATCGCCCGGCATGCCTGCAACGGCGATCTGGTGCCGATGGCGAACACCGAAGCCATGGCGTCCGCGGTGCGTGACTGGCTGAAAAACGATACCGACAGCCTGCGCGATCTGCGTTCGCAGCATGCCGCGCAGGAATACGGCTGGCGCGCCTACGTGTTCGGGTTGCTGCAGCGTCTATATCCCGACCTGAAGAAAGTGTCGGTCGTGCTGCCGAACTACAACTACGCCGCCTATTTGCCCGAGCGGATCGGCTCGATTCTGGCTCAGGATTATCCGATCTACGAGTTGATCGTCCTCGACGACCAGTCGCCGGACAATAGCGTGGCGGTCATCCGCGACTGCCTGGCCGCGGCCGGACGCGATGCCGCCATCGTGGTCAACGCGCGCAACTCGGGCTCGGTGTTCCGGCAATGGGAAAAGGGCGCCCGCATGGCGCAGGGCGAGTATCTGTGGATAGCGGAGGCGGATGACGCCAGTTCGACCCGTTTTCTGTCCAATGTGATGGCGATGTGCGCGGACGGGACGACGCTGGGCTTCACCGACTCGGCGCAACTGGACAAGGACGGAAACCGGATCGGCGATTCCTACGGGTTCTATTATCAGGACTTGCCGAGCAACCCGATGGCCGGCGATTTCGCCATGAAAGGCAGCGATTTCGTCAAAGACGTGCTGTCGATCAAGAACGTGATCCTCAATGTGAGTTCGGTGGTATTCGATCGCAAAGCATTGCTGGAGGTATTCGAACGCTCCGGCAGCGAAGTGCGCGCGTATCGCATGGCCGGGGATTGGCGCCTGTACAGCGAGTTGCTCGCGGACGAGAGCGCCAAGGTCGTCTACAGCGGCACGCCCGACAACCTGCACCGACGGCACGCGGTCAGCGTCACACATTCGCTGGCGGCGCAGCGGCATTTGGATGAGATACGCCAGGTCCAGGGCTACATCGCCGGGCGCATGGGGTTGTCCGAACTCCAATCCGAGCACGCGATGAGGTATCTGGACGAGGTGGCCGCGCAGTTGCTCGACGCCGTTGAGGACCGTCAGGAAGAGGCGCATTGA
- a CDS encoding ABC transporter ATP-binding protein: protein MTAVLRASNIVLELPLDQQREFRGESASSFRATLGRSSRRYKTILSGIGFEAKEGDRIAVMGLNGAGKSTLLRVLNGAFPPTHGSVYSRGSMQSLLNSSIGFHEYASVSENVFLRGTAMGLRIRQLQAALDDILTFAGLKDCAAHRLHTLSAGQRTRLGFAISTAVQPDILLMDEWLATGDASFIERARERMLGRFHDSRIVVLASHSTSLQREMCTKALVLDQGRMRYFGGIETGIECYREIAAGVSAKLRQQLVESDPLIFGDSIGAIEQVRGDGRRLLIEGWAVSAGNEAKSLSFELDGVRRIVAQFERVERDDVRRFLAKKAGKYGFRFTVDEVDMHDLPALAARILVSVGNSPQNLGAPLPLVASPIIKYGLE, encoded by the coding sequence ATGACCGCTGTTTTACGTGCCAGCAATATCGTGCTCGAACTGCCCTTGGATCAGCAGCGGGAGTTTCGAGGTGAGTCGGCCTCCAGTTTCCGGGCGACTCTGGGGCGCAGCTCGCGCCGCTACAAGACCATCTTGTCGGGCATCGGCTTCGAGGCGAAGGAAGGCGACCGAATCGCCGTCATGGGCCTCAATGGAGCGGGCAAGAGCACCTTGCTGCGGGTATTGAACGGCGCGTTTCCGCCGACCCATGGGAGCGTGTACAGCCGCGGCAGCATGCAGTCGCTGCTCAATTCCAGCATCGGCTTTCACGAGTACGCGTCGGTCAGCGAAAACGTGTTTCTGCGCGGAACCGCGATGGGACTGCGGATCCGGCAATTGCAGGCGGCGTTGGACGACATCCTGACCTTCGCCGGACTCAAGGACTGCGCGGCGCATCGGCTGCATACCTTGTCGGCCGGTCAACGCACCCGTCTTGGATTTGCGATCTCCACCGCCGTGCAGCCGGACATCCTGCTGATGGACGAATGGCTGGCGACCGGGGACGCCAGCTTCATCGAGCGAGCGCGAGAACGGATGCTCGGCCGATTCCACGACAGCCGTATCGTGGTCCTGGCCAGTCACAGCACCTCGCTGCAACGCGAGATGTGCACCAAGGCGCTGGTACTCGATCAAGGTCGGATGCGCTATTTCGGCGGCATCGAAACCGGCATCGAGTGCTATCGCGAAATCGCCGCTGGGGTGAGCGCGAAGCTGCGCCAACAGCTGGTTGAGTCCGATCCGCTGATCTTCGGCGATTCGATCGGCGCGATCGAGCAGGTACGCGGCGATGGTCGTCGGCTGCTGATCGAAGGCTGGGCGGTCTCCGCCGGCAACGAGGCCAAGTCCTTGAGTTTCGAACTCGATGGTGTGCGCCGGATCGTGGCGCAGTTCGAACGCGTCGAACGCGACGACGTGCGTCGCTTCCTGGCCAAGAAAGCGGGTAAGTACGGATTCCGCTTCACGGTCGACGAGGTGGATATGCACGATCTGCCGGCATTGGCCGCGCGGATCCTGGTAAGCGTGGGCAATTCCCCTCAGAACCTGGGTGCGCCGCTGCCTTTGGTCGCGTCGCCAATCATCAAGTATGGTCTCGAGTGA
- a CDS encoding ABC transporter permease yields the protein MSLLLSHFNQSLRRPDHWIYGSWLDTIVKYRKTSLGLLWIPIPIAVYIWGVGGFIGALQPAVDQGNFLAHVGVGFLIFRLMSTVILDATTLYASHQSYIYDGHRNLTDFILRCMSRSMFYFLLSLPLLFVAMLGASDLEIAGLGWSLLGLAVLLVNLFSYSVLFSLLGARFADLNEFMGSAILAAFLITPVVWYARLAQEGTTQGLLMRANPLYHLLEAVRAPLFGEQVEALTVQYLVVMTLVGVFAAAAAYGRFARRVPTWL from the coding sequence ATGAGTCTATTGCTGTCTCACTTCAACCAGAGTTTGCGCCGGCCGGATCATTGGATCTACGGAAGCTGGCTGGACACCATCGTCAAATACCGCAAGACCTCGCTGGGCTTGTTATGGATCCCGATCCCGATCGCCGTCTACATCTGGGGCGTGGGCGGTTTCATCGGTGCCTTGCAGCCGGCGGTCGACCAAGGCAATTTCCTGGCCCATGTTGGCGTGGGTTTCCTGATTTTCCGTCTGATGTCGACGGTGATCCTGGATGCGACGACGCTGTATGCCTCGCATCAGTCGTATATCTACGACGGGCATCGAAACCTGACCGATTTCATCCTGCGCTGCATGAGTCGGTCGATGTTCTATTTTTTACTGTCGCTGCCGCTCTTGTTCGTCGCGATGCTCGGCGCCAGCGATCTGGAGATCGCCGGCCTGGGTTGGTCGTTGCTGGGCTTGGCGGTGCTGTTGGTCAACCTGTTTTCGTATTCGGTGCTGTTCTCGTTGCTCGGCGCCCGTTTTGCCGATCTCAACGAGTTCATGGGCAGCGCGATCCTGGCGGCGTTCCTGATCACACCGGTGGTCTGGTACGCGCGTCTGGCTCAGGAAGGCACCACCCAGGGGCTGTTGATGCGCGCCAACCCCCTGTACCACCTGTTGGAAGCGGTGCGCGCGCCCTTGTTCGGCGAGCAGGTGGAGGCGCTGACCGTGCAATACCTCGTGGTCATGACCTTGGTCGGCGTGTTCGCGGCGGCCGCCGCCTACGGCCGCTTCGCGCGCCGCGTACCGACGTGGCTGTGA